One Labrus mixtus chromosome 22, fLabMix1.1, whole genome shotgun sequence genomic window carries:
- the gnsa gene encoding N-acetylglucosamine-6-sulfatase: MDADRRRPLLSNCVLICVTLCGYLSTGVFAKSYRRPNIVLILTDDLDIAIGGLSPLTKTKKLIGDAGISFSNAFVASPLCCPSRASILTGKYPHNHHVINNTIEGNCSSTAWQKSEEAHTFPAILKNHGYQTFFAGKYLNQYGHSDAGGVEHVPPGWSYWVGLEKNSKYYNYTLSVDGKAQTHGADYSKDYLTDVLANMSLDFLSYKSNYQPFFMMVSTPAPHSPWTAAPQYQNSFNTTKAPRDPNFNVHGKDKHWLIRQAKTPMTNSSVQFLDDAFRKRWRTLLSVDDMVEKIVKSLQVRGELDNTYVLFTSDNGYHTGQFSLPLDKRQLYEFDIRVPLMVRGPDIKPNQTSKLLVANVDLGPTILDIAGYDVNKTQMDGMSFLPVMEGKMNSSSWRTDILVEYEGEGRNVSDPSCPLLGPGVSECFPDCVCEDSYNNTYACVRTVAPCANLQYCEFDDNEVFVEVYNVTADPFQLTNIAKTIDQEVLEKMNHRLMMLQSCSGQSCRTPGVYDPSYKFDPRQMFTGHSGRLSRLRQRMK, encoded by the exons ATGGACGCAGATCGCCGACGCCCGCTTCTATCAAACTGTGTCCTTATCTGCGTCACTTTGTGCGGCTACCTGAGCACCGGGGTGTTTGCAAAATCATACCGGAGACCTAACATTGTTTTGATCCTCACTGACGACTTGGACATCGCGATCGGGGGTCTG AGTCCTCTGACAAAGACGAAGAAGCTGATTGGTGATGCAgggatttcattttcaaacgCA TTTGTCGCCAGCCCGCTCTGCTGCCCGAGTCGAGCCAGCATCCTGACGGGGAAATACCCGCACAACCACCACGTCATCAACAACACGATAGAGGGaaactgcagcagcacagcctgGCAGAAGAGCGAGGAGGCCCACACCTTCCCCGCCATACTGAAGAATCACGGATACCAGACCTTCTTCGCTGGGAAATACCTCAACCAG tacGGACACTCGGACGCCGGCGGGGTGGAGCATGTGCCTCCAGGCTGGAGTTACTGGGTCGGACTG gagAAGAACTCTAAATATTATAACTACACTCTGTCAGTGGATGGAAAAGCTCAGACACATGGAGCTGATTACAGCAAAGACTACCTGACCGACGTTCTG gctAACATGTCTCTGGACTTCCTCAGTTATAAATCAAACTACCAGCCGTTCTTCATGATGGTCTCCACGCCGGCCCCCCACTCGCCGTGGACCGCAGCTCCTCAGTACCAGAACAGCTTCAACACCACGAAGGCTCCAAGAGACCCCAACTTCAACGTCCACGGGAAG GACAAACACTGGCTGATCAGACAGGCGAAAACCCCCATGACCAACTCCTCCGTTCAGTTTCTGGATGATGCCTTCAGGAAACG GTGGAGAACTTTGCTGTCAGTAGACGACATGGTGGAGAAAATAGTGAAGAGTTTGCAGGTCAGAGGAGAGCTGGACAACACGTATGTCTTGTTTACCTCTGACAACGGCTACCACACAG GTCagttctctcttcctctggacAAACGGCAGCTCTACGAGTTTGACATCAGAGTTCCCCTCATGGTCAGAGGACCCGATATCAAGCCCAACCAGACGAGCAAG CTGCTGGTGGCGAACGTGGACCTCGGTCCGACCATCCTGGACATCGCCGGCTACGACGTCAACAAGACGCAGATGGACGGCATGTCCTTCCTGCCGGTCATG gAGGGGAAgatgaacagcagcagctggagaacAGACATCCTGGTGGAGTACGAAGGAGAAGGAAGAAACGTGTCGGACCCCTCCTGCCCCCTGCTGGGACCAGGAGTGTCG GAGTGTTTcccagactgtgtgtgtgaggactcgTACAACAACACCTACGCGTGTGTGCGCACTGTCGCCCCCTGTGCCAACCTGCAGTACTGCGAGTTTGACGATAACGAA GTGTTTGTAGAAGTGTACAACGTGACTGCAGACCCCTTCCAGCTGACCAACATCGCAAAGACCATCGACCAGGAAGTCCTGGAGAAGATGAACCACCGGCTGATGATGCTGCAGTCCTGCTCCGGACAGTCGTGTCGAACGCCCGGCGTGTACGATCCAAG TTATAAATTTGATCCTCGGCAGATGTTCACGGGCCACAGCGGGCGGCTCAGCAGACTCCGGCAgaggatgaaataa